Proteins from a single region of Hydra vulgaris chromosome 12, alternate assembly HydraT2T_AEP:
- the LOC100201694 gene encoding CAAX prenyl protease 2: MDVAFSNQYWLISFLQSLLLSICYVGSLYIYPSPFRRDHPITIKQRIKSVLIVCLLAPIYLYLCSTEEGVKYPLWEWIGFRTKGFFSSLFLTLFLTVILFTGPLVQVIITGGFKEFLKEIFTLNHFKNWNFYRVAVVAPFTEEFIFRACLIPLLKKSFDYKTIIVLAPLFFGVAHLHHILEQLGSGTPVFEAFLVSLFQMVYTTVFGIYSAYLYIKTGHLIGIVACHSFCNLMGFPDFLGIFSSRYPKIVLFTYIIGLVLFINLLYVFNNSEFLRSFIWSSDINIYYGDSFL, encoded by the coding sequence ATGGATGTTGCCTTTTCAAACCAATATTGGTTAATATCTTTTCTGCAATCACTTTTActttcaatttgttatgttGGAAGCTTGTATATATACCCATCACCATTTCGCAGAGATCATCCTATCACCATAAAGCAACGTATAAAATCggttttaattgtttgtttacTAGCAccaatatatctatatttatgtTCAACAGAAGAAGGAGTAAAGTATCCACTGTGGGAATGGATAGGGTTTCGCACAAAAggatttttttctagtttatttttaacactttttctcacagtaattttatttacaggTCCTCTAGTTCAGGTTATTATTACTGGtggttttaaagaatttttaaaagaaatttttactttgaatcattttaaaaattggaatttttatAGAGTAGCTGTTGTTGCTCCATTTAcagaagaatttatttttagagcGTGTCTAATTCCTCTACTCAAGAAGAGTTTTGactataaaacaattatagttTTAGCTCCTTTATTTTTTGGAGTGGCGCACTTACATCATATTTTAGAACAATTAGGAAGTGGCACACCGGTCTTTGAAGCTTTTCTTGTTTCACTATTTCAAATGGTTTATACAACAGTATTTGGCATCTATTCAGCATATCTTTATATAAAGACTGGACACCTTATTGGAATAGTTGCATGTCATAGCTTTTGTAACCTTATGGGTTTTCCagattttttaggaattttttcaTCTCGATACccaaaaatagtattatttacCTATATTATTGGattagttttgtttataaatttattgtatgtttttaacaaCTCTGAATTTCTTAGAAGTTTTATATGGAGTTCtgacataaatatttattatggaGATAGCTTCTTGtaa